The Bacteroidia bacterium nucleotide sequence TACCTCATTTCGCGCAGGATTGGGATACACCAATGCAGAAAGTTGAGGTATGCTCTGATCTTGCACATTTAACGCAAGATACAAGTAACGATAAAAGTCATACCCCGCCATGATAAACTTCCATACATACACCGTGTCCGTTACTACTCCCCCCGAACTGTTGTAACAATTTAAGTATGTCTCAAAATCCATACGGTAATAGCTAGACATGTACATTATACTATAAGGAAGTGTTATCTTCCCCGAACTAAAATCCCTTAACAAGTGATACGGACCGTCTTCAGGATGAACATCTTCAAAATACCATTGTAACAAGGTAGAGTCATGACAGGAATTGGGTACAAATAAACTGTGATTATACTCTACTGTCAAAGGAAAATTCTTTCGCTTAGCACGGACAAATACAATTACCTGTATATGACCTCCCGAACTCGTAATGCAAGGATTCAAGAATTGATATTTATCAGTTATCTGCTTTTTAGTATATCCTTCCCATGTAGCAGTGGGATTATGTACCCATGCTCTGGCTTCAAATACACTATCAAAGGGAGTAGTGTAAGGGATAAGTGTTTCTCCGAAGGAAGCGTCTATGCTATCCGTAGCCATAGGATC carries:
- a CDS encoding T9SS type A sorting domain-containing protein → MGLIALSQSVPEFEFTIKIRDNGGNKDSVIIGYDPMATDSIDASFGETLIPYTTPFDSVFEARAWVHNPTATWEGYTKKQITDKYQFLNPCITSSGGHIQVIVFVRAKRKNFPLTVEYNHSLFVPNSCHDSTLLQWYFEDVHPEDGPYHLLRDFSSGKITLPYSIMYMSSYYRMDFETYLNCYNSSGGVVTDTVYVWKFIMAGYDFYRYLYLALNVQDQSIPQLSALVYPNPARNEVRVSIPEPAWCSIVDVSGKVVQNVYLQSGSNVLDVSNVPKGLYLLRLQGKNKFYQQKLVIE